A genomic region of Mitsuaria sp. 7 contains the following coding sequences:
- the lpdA gene encoding dihydrolipoyl dehydrogenase, producing MSKQFDVVVIGGGPGGYIAAIRAAQLGFNTACIDEWKNDKGGPALGGTCTNVGCIPSKALLQSSEHFEHAGHGFADHGISMNDLKIDVAKMIGRKDTVVKQNNDGVQYLFKKNKVTFFHGRGSFVAAKDGTYELKVAGAAEETITTKHVIVATGSNARQLPGAPFDETNILSNDGALRIPTVPKKLGVIGSGVIGLEMGSVWRRLGAEVTILEALPAFLGAADESVAKEAAKVFKKQGLNIELGVKITAVENGKDGVSVKYTDAKGGEQTLAVDKLIVSIGRTANTIGLNPEAVGLKLDDRGAVIVDDECKTNLPNVWAIGDVVRGPMLAHKAEEEGVAVAERIAGQHGHVNFNTIPWVIYTSPEIAWVGKTEQQLKADGVAYKAGQFPFLANGRARALGDTTGFVKFLADAKTDEILGVHIIGPMASELISESVVAMEFKASAEDIARICHAHPSLSEATKEAALAIDKRTLNF from the coding sequence ATGAGCAAGCAATTCGACGTCGTCGTCATCGGCGGCGGCCCCGGCGGCTACATCGCGGCGATCCGCGCGGCGCAACTGGGCTTCAACACGGCCTGCATCGACGAGTGGAAGAACGACAAGGGCGGTCCCGCCCTCGGCGGCACCTGCACCAACGTCGGCTGCATCCCGTCCAAGGCCCTGCTGCAGTCCAGCGAGCACTTCGAGCACGCCGGCCACGGCTTCGCCGACCACGGCATCTCGATGAACGACCTGAAGATCGACGTCGCCAAGATGATCGGTCGCAAGGACACCGTCGTGAAGCAGAACAACGACGGCGTGCAGTACCTGTTCAAGAAGAACAAGGTCACCTTCTTCCACGGCCGCGGCTCGTTCGTGGCGGCGAAGGACGGCACGTACGAGCTGAAGGTCGCCGGCGCCGCTGAAGAGACCATCACGACCAAGCACGTGATCGTCGCCACCGGCTCCAACGCCCGCCAGCTGCCGGGTGCCCCGTTCGACGAGACCAACATCCTGTCCAACGACGGCGCGCTGCGCATCCCGACCGTGCCGAAGAAGCTGGGCGTGATCGGCTCCGGCGTCATCGGCCTGGAAATGGGCTCGGTGTGGCGCCGCCTGGGCGCGGAAGTGACGATCCTGGAAGCGCTGCCCGCCTTCCTGGGCGCCGCCGACGAGTCCGTGGCGAAGGAAGCCGCCAAGGTCTTCAAGAAGCAGGGCCTGAACATCGAACTGGGCGTGAAGATCACGGCCGTCGAGAACGGCAAGGACGGTGTGTCGGTGAAGTACACCGACGCCAAGGGCGGCGAGCAGACGCTGGCGGTCGACAAGCTGATCGTCTCGATCGGCCGCACGGCCAACACCATCGGCCTGAACCCCGAAGCCGTCGGCCTGAAGCTCGATGATCGCGGCGCCGTGATCGTCGACGACGAGTGCAAGACCAACCTGCCCAACGTCTGGGCCATCGGTGACGTCGTGCGCGGCCCGATGCTGGCGCACAAGGCCGAGGAAGAGGGCGTTGCCGTCGCTGAGCGCATCGCCGGCCAGCACGGTCACGTCAACTTCAACACCATCCCGTGGGTGATCTACACCAGCCCCGAGATCGCGTGGGTCGGCAAGACCGAGCAGCAGCTGAAGGCGGACGGCGTGGCCTACAAGGCGGGCCAGTTCCCGTTCCTGGCCAACGGCCGCGCCCGCGCGCTGGGCGACACGACCGGCTTCGTCAAGTTCCTGGCCGACGCCAAGACCGACGAGATCCTGGGCGTGCACATCATCGGCCCGATGGCCTCGGAGCTGATCTCCGAGTCCGTGGTCGCGATGGAGTTCAAGGCCTCGGCCGAGGACATCGCCCGCATCTGCCACGCGCACCCGTCGCTGAGCGAAGCGACCAAGGAAGCGGCCCTGGCCATCGACAAGCGCACGCTGAACTTCTGA